The following are encoded together in the Planctomycetota bacterium genome:
- a CDS encoding sigma-70 family RNA polymerase sigma factor: protein MGTCATTIDLDGHPPTLEDRNLAASAVTHPPMRDTVSMSARATTFHELYAKYAEDVHRFAHWLSGNADDARDIASETFVRAWTSPGEPRMESVKAYLFAIARNLHLKQLRRASRYEALDEGLSKVAAAPHEVAEHRDDFQRTMAAVQALPEIDRAVLLLRAKEELSYQEISEVTGLSVTAAKVKVFRAREKLAAILKSHAGEST, encoded by the coding sequence ATGGGCACCTGCGCGACCACGATCGATCTTGACGGCCACCCGCCAACTCTTGAAGATCGAAACCTGGCGGCGTCCGCGGTCACCCATCCGCCGATGCGGGATACTGTCAGCATGAGCGCCCGGGCCACGACCTTCCACGAGCTGTATGCCAAGTACGCCGAGGATGTGCACCGATTCGCCCACTGGCTTTCAGGCAACGCCGACGACGCCCGGGACATCGCCTCGGAGACCTTCGTGCGCGCCTGGACCTCCCCCGGCGAGCCCCGGATGGAGTCCGTGAAGGCCTATCTCTTCGCGATCGCGAGGAATCTCCATCTCAAGCAGCTTCGCAGGGCCTCGCGATACGAAGCGCTCGATGAAGGACTTTCCAAGGTCGCCGCGGCGCCCCACGAAGTCGCGGAGCATCGGGATGACTTCCAGCGGACGATGGCCGCGGTCCAGGCCCTTCCGGAAATCGACCGCGCGGTGCTGCTGCTGCGCGCCAAGGAGGAGCTCTCCTACCAGGAAATCTCGGAGGTGACGGGCCTCTCCGTCACCGCCGCCAAGGTGAAAGTGTTTCGTGCCCGTGAAAAACTTGCCGCGATCCTGAAATCGCACGCTGGAGAATCAACATGA
- a CDS encoding GNAT family N-acetyltransferase, giving the protein MIRSATTNDAQGICDIYNHYVARTVITFEEEAVPSSEMQSRIKSVVPTLPWLVAEIDGVVQGYAYASPWRARSAYRYAVESTVYLAPERSRQGLGSELYASLLSKLSERRLHCAFGVIALPNPASVAIHEKFGFHKVGELKQVGWKFDRWVDVGYWQLML; this is encoded by the coding sequence ATGATTCGATCCGCTACGACAAACGACGCCCAGGGCATCTGCGACATCTACAACCACTATGTCGCCAGGACGGTCATCACCTTCGAGGAGGAGGCCGTGCCTTCCTCTGAGATGCAATCACGGATCAAGTCGGTGGTCCCCACCCTGCCCTGGCTGGTGGCAGAAATCGACGGGGTCGTCCAGGGATACGCCTATGCCTCTCCCTGGCGAGCACGATCGGCCTACCGCTACGCCGTGGAAAGCACGGTGTATCTGGCGCCGGAGCGGTCGCGCCAGGGACTGGGGAGCGAGCTCTATGCCTCGCTTCTGTCCAAACTCAGTGAGCGCCGCCTGCACTGCGCCTTCGGCGTGATCGCCCTGCCAAACCCAGCCAGCGTCGCCATCCACGAGAAATTCGGATTCCACAAGGTCGGTGAATTGAAGCAGGTCGGCTGGAAATTCGACCGCTGGGTTGATGTGGGCTACTGGCAGCTCATGCTGTGA
- the preA gene encoding NAD-dependent dihydropyrimidine dehydrogenase subunit PreA, whose translation MADLSSNLAGIKSPNPFWVASGPPANTAYQSHRAFEAGWGGVVWKTIGTPIVNVASRYSALNFGRQRMIGFNNIELISDRAPETNFKEIAEVKKRWPHHAVIASLMVETREEWHEFVKRSADCGADGIELNYGCPHGMCERGMGSAVGQQPAVAERITGWVMEAATIPVIVKLTPNITDVTAAARAAKRAGANAISLINTINSITNVNLDTFVPEPTVRGQSSHGGYCGPAVKPIALNMVQNCAADPEVGLPISGIGGIANWRDAAEFIALGATNVQVCTAIMHYGFRIVEDMKEGLSAYLDSKGMKSIAGLCGLSVKTLDQWQNLDLNFQRVARIDYDKCIGCNLCYIACEDGAHQCIDLLDPASLGVGLGPGRVPFKVVPKVREEDCVGCNLCSLVCPVDQCITMVEIDNGKPKMSWSDHQAKVASGQMKPLPPHP comes from the coding sequence ATGGCCGATCTTTCCAGCAATCTTGCCGGCATCAAGTCGCCCAACCCCTTTTGGGTGGCTTCGGGGCCGCCCGCCAACACCGCCTATCAAAGTCACCGCGCCTTCGAAGCCGGCTGGGGCGGCGTGGTGTGGAAGACCATCGGCACGCCGATCGTGAATGTGGCGTCGCGCTACTCGGCCCTCAACTTCGGCCGGCAGCGCATGATCGGTTTCAACAACATCGAGCTGATCAGCGACCGCGCCCCCGAGACCAACTTCAAGGAGATCGCGGAGGTGAAGAAGCGCTGGCCCCACCACGCCGTCATCGCCTCGCTGATGGTGGAGACCCGCGAAGAGTGGCATGAATTCGTCAAGCGCTCCGCCGACTGCGGCGCCGACGGCATCGAACTGAACTATGGATGCCCCCACGGCATGTGCGAGCGCGGCATGGGATCCGCAGTCGGGCAGCAGCCGGCCGTGGCGGAGCGCATCACCGGCTGGGTCATGGAAGCCGCCACCATACCGGTGATCGTGAAGCTGACCCCCAACATTACCGACGTCACCGCCGCGGCGCGAGCCGCCAAGCGGGCCGGAGCCAACGCGATCTCGCTCATCAACACGATCAATTCCATCACCAATGTGAACCTGGACACTTTCGTGCCCGAGCCGACGGTGCGCGGCCAGTCGTCGCACGGCGGCTACTGCGGCCCCGCGGTCAAGCCCATCGCATTGAACATGGTCCAGAATTGCGCCGCCGACCCGGAGGTCGGCCTTCCCATTTCCGGCATCGGCGGCATCGCCAACTGGCGCGACGCCGCAGAGTTCATCGCCCTTGGCGCCACCAACGTGCAGGTGTGCACCGCTATCATGCACTACGGCTTCCGCATCGTGGAGGACATGAAAGAGGGCCTGAGCGCCTACCTCGACTCAAAGGGGATGAAGTCGATCGCGGGCCTGTGCGGTCTAAGCGTGAAAACCCTCGATCAATGGCAGAATCTCGACCTGAATTTCCAACGCGTGGCCCGGATCGACTACGACAAGTGCATCGGCTGCAACCTCTGCTACATCGCCTGCGAGGATGGAGCCCATCAGTGCATCGATCTGCTTGATCCCGCATCCCTGGGCGTGGGCTTGGGCCCGGGCCGCGTCCCGTTCAAGGTCGTCCCCAAGGTCCGCGAGGAGGATTGCGTCGGGTGCAACCTCTGCTCGCTGGTCTGCCCGGTCGATCAGTGCATCACCATGGTTGAGATCGACAATGGAAAGCCGAAAATGTCCTGGAGCGACCATCAGGCCAAGGTCGCCAGCGGGCAGATGAAGCCACTTCCTCCGCATCCGTGA
- a CDS encoding hydantoinase/carbamoylase family amidase, which yields MADTLQPRRTIDELKELRALTGDSEGAQRVAFTPMWSTTRSWLGRKLAALPVVTHRDAAGNLWSTLRGESPRELLIGGHMDSVPNGGWLDGCLNVLAGLEILRRINVEFKGKPPVTVRLVDWADEEGARFGKSLFGSSACAGSLNMEEARRLVDKDGVTLPAALKGVGIDLERVKESRVELKNAAAYMELHIEQGPVLLDKDLVLGTVLGTCGVERHAITFHGQAAHSGSTPMNRRRDAFLAAARMSPEIYDITAKHGGVCTIGSCVTKPGIVTSVVEECRITLDQRHLDPVALAAMLQAAREASERFAREGDVTVTWERLWQIEPIPFHPQLLDLCDESIKETTNTQFRLPSGPLHDAAEVCRSGVPTIMMFVQSLRGISHNKIEDTKEEHLEACVVAFDRLASKIIRWIAASK from the coding sequence ATGGCCGACACGCTTCAACCCCGACGCACGATCGACGAACTCAAGGAGCTCCGCGCTCTCACCGGCGACTCGGAGGGGGCTCAGCGGGTCGCCTTCACCCCGATGTGGTCCACCACGCGTTCCTGGCTGGGACGGAAGCTCGCGGCTCTACCCGTGGTGACGCACCGCGACGCCGCGGGCAATCTCTGGTCCACGTTGCGCGGCGAATCGCCCCGCGAGCTGCTCATCGGCGGCCACATGGACTCGGTGCCCAACGGCGGCTGGCTCGACGGATGCCTGAATGTCCTGGCCGGTCTTGAAATCCTGCGCCGCATCAACGTCGAGTTCAAAGGCAAGCCGCCGGTGACCGTGCGGCTGGTGGACTGGGCCGACGAAGAAGGTGCACGATTTGGAAAAAGTCTGTTCGGCTCCTCGGCTTGTGCCGGCTCGTTGAACATGGAAGAAGCGCGCCGACTCGTCGACAAGGATGGCGTCACGCTTCCTGCGGCGCTCAAGGGAGTCGGGATCGACCTTGAGCGCGTCAAGGAGAGCCGCGTGGAATTGAAGAACGCGGCGGCCTACATGGAGCTGCACATCGAGCAGGGGCCGGTGCTGCTGGACAAGGACCTTGTGCTGGGCACGGTGCTGGGAACCTGCGGCGTCGAGCGCCACGCCATCACCTTTCACGGGCAGGCCGCGCACTCCGGCAGTACGCCGATGAACCGGCGGCGCGACGCATTTCTTGCCGCGGCGCGGATGAGCCCGGAGATCTACGACATCACCGCGAAGCACGGCGGCGTCTGCACGATCGGCTCGTGCGTGACGAAGCCCGGCATCGTCACCAGCGTGGTGGAGGAATGTCGCATCACGCTGGACCAGCGGCACCTTGATCCCGTGGCGCTGGCCGCCATGCTGCAGGCGGCGCGCGAGGCCAGCGAGCGATTCGCCCGCGAAGGCGATGTAACCGTGACCTGGGAGCGACTCTGGCAGATCGAGCCCATTCCTTTTCATCCGCAACTTCTGGATCTCTGCGACGAGTCCATCAAGGAAACCACCAACACGCAATTCCGCCTGCCCTCGGGTCCACTGCACGACGCCGCGGAAGTCTGCCGCTCCGGCGTGCCGACCATCATGATGTTCGTGCAGAGCCTGCGCGGCATCAGCCACAACAAGATCGAGGACACCAAGGAAGAGCATCTGGAGGCCTGCGTGGTCGCTTTTGACCGCCTCGCCAGCAAAATCATCCGTTGGATCGCTGCGTCGAAGTAG
- a CDS encoding SDR family oxidoreductase codes for MTITEKSMSGKTCLITGATAGIGEATARELARRGAPVIIVGRNRERCEFTAESIRRATGNPRVEFIAADLSSQREIRRLAREFHERHDRLDVLVNNAGALFALRRESVDGIEMTMALNHLACFLLTNLLLDTLKASAPSRIVNVSSSAHDDVKGFDFEDPQVRTGASGRKYGDSEFMSLMYTLAIPMKHPGFMQYAQTKLANLLFTHELARRLEGSGVTVNALHPGLVASNFTSGNGAFGLFMRAWTRLLGVSAEEGAKTPIHLACSPTMEGISGQYFVKEKSVPSSPASLNASAAQRLWELSEALTANSGSGRSI; via the coding sequence ATGACCATCACCGAAAAATCCATGTCGGGCAAGACCTGCCTGATCACCGGCGCCACCGCGGGAATCGGCGAGGCGACGGCGCGGGAACTCGCCCGGCGAGGCGCCCCTGTCATCATCGTTGGACGAAACCGCGAGCGGTGCGAATTCACTGCCGAATCGATTCGGCGGGCCACGGGCAATCCTCGTGTGGAATTCATCGCGGCGGATCTCTCATCGCAGCGAGAAATCCGGCGACTTGCGAGGGAGTTCCATGAGCGGCACGACCGATTGGATGTCCTGGTCAACAACGCCGGCGCGCTCTTTGCGCTGCGCCGGGAGAGCGTCGACGGCATCGAGATGACAATGGCGCTGAACCACCTCGCCTGTTTCCTCTTGACGAATCTCCTGCTCGACACGCTCAAAGCCAGCGCTCCTTCACGGATCGTGAATGTCTCATCCTCGGCCCACGATGATGTCAAGGGTTTTGACTTTGAAGATCCGCAGGTCCGGACGGGCGCATCCGGCCGGAAGTATGGGGACTCGGAGTTCATGAGCCTGATGTACACCCTCGCAATACCCATGAAGCATCCCGGTTTCATGCAGTATGCGCAAACGAAGCTTGCCAATCTTCTCTTTACTCATGAACTTGCGCGACGCCTTGAAGGGAGCGGTGTCACGGTCAACGCATTGCATCCTGGACTTGTGGCGTCAAATTTCACCTCTGGAAACGGCGCCTTCGGATTGTTCATGCGGGCCTGGACTCGCCTCCTGGGCGTGAGTGCGGAGGAAGGAGCGAAGACGCCGATCCACCTGGCCTGCTCGCCGACGATGGAGGGAATCAGCGGGCAATACTTCGTCAAGGAGAAGTCCGTTCCTTCATCACCGGCCTCGCTCAACGCGTCAGCCGCTCAGCGGCTTTGGGAACTCAGTGAAGCCTTGACCGCGAACTCCGGGAGCGGCCGTTCAATTTGA
- a CDS encoding DEAD/DEAH box helicase has protein sequence MLVEEGYTTPTEIQAQAIPPALAGKDVLGIAQTGTGKTAAFALPIIQKLQNEKLSKKMFEPRALILSPTRELAAQIAESFATYGRGTGLRHTVVFGGVSQYHQERALERGVDILVATPGRLIDLIDQGIISLSSIHTFVLDEADRMLDMGFIDPIREIAKKLAPKRQTLLFSATMPPEIAGLAASLLHNPVRVAVHTVASAAPKIEQLVYAVSRDRKFQLLGHILKDPEAKKVLVFIKTKHNSDKVTKRLRACGERAETIHGNKPQSQRTRALDGFRSGRARVLVATDVAARGLDVDDITHVINYDLPIDAEAYVHRIGRTARAGATGIAIAFCDDSERNLLRSVERLIKKPIPRGKLPAELPDMKPAPGAMVEEVSDRGGERGGRRERGGRGDRGATRDGGRRRIRGESRDGGARETHPKREHPRTERPKVEHVPEEPAIREDLPEDVSVRRDYPRTPRTEHKPADKKSFAERAFEKKTFEKKPFEKRPFEKKTFGEKKDFGKKMYSPRKPHPLETRVEVESDRGDEGGGHVHQGDTRERPNGFQGGSQTRTQGGSHGGSREGGHVGFGKRGGFKQSKSRGFGGASSGGGFRKGAPSGGGFRGNSTSGGDSRGGAPTGGGFKSGGFKSGGFKSGGFKKSGFKKSGFKKSGSFKGSGR, from the coding sequence ATGCTTGTCGAGGAGGGCTACACCACTCCCACTGAAATTCAGGCCCAGGCCATTCCGCCGGCGCTCGCCGGCAAGGACGTGCTGGGCATCGCCCAGACCGGCACCGGCAAGACCGCGGCCTTCGCGCTGCCCATCATTCAGAAGCTGCAGAACGAGAAGCTCTCCAAGAAGATGTTCGAGCCCCGCGCGCTCATTCTCTCGCCCACGCGCGAACTGGCGGCGCAGATCGCCGAGAGCTTCGCCACCTATGGCCGCGGCACCGGGCTGCGCCACACGGTGGTCTTCGGCGGCGTGAGCCAGTACCACCAGGAGCGGGCGCTGGAGCGCGGCGTGGACATCCTCGTCGCCACGCCGGGCCGTCTCATCGACCTGATCGACCAGGGCATCATCTCGCTGTCTTCAATTCACACCTTCGTCCTGGACGAGGCCGACCGCATGCTGGACATGGGCTTCATTGACCCGATCCGCGAGATCGCCAAGAAGCTCGCCCCCAAGCGGCAGACGCTGCTTTTCTCGGCGACGATGCCGCCTGAGATCGCCGGACTCGCCGCGTCGCTGCTGCACAATCCGGTCCGCGTTGCCGTGCACACCGTGGCCAGCGCCGCCCCCAAGATCGAGCAGCTGGTTTACGCGGTGTCGCGCGACCGCAAGTTTCAACTATTGGGGCACATCCTGAAGGATCCCGAGGCGAAGAAGGTGCTGGTGTTCATCAAGACCAAGCACAACTCCGACAAGGTCACCAAACGGCTTCGCGCCTGCGGCGAGCGCGCCGAGACCATCCACGGCAACAAGCCGCAGAGCCAGCGCACCCGCGCTTTGGACGGATTCCGTTCCGGGCGCGCCCGCGTCCTGGTGGCCACCGATGTCGCGGCCCGCGGCCTGGACGTGGACGACATCACGCACGTGATCAACTACGACCTGCCGATCGACGCCGAGGCCTATGTGCACCGCATCGGACGCACGGCGCGGGCTGGAGCGACGGGCATTGCCATTGCCTTTTGCGATGACTCGGAGCGCAATCTGCTCCGGAGCGTCGAGCGGCTGATCAAGAAGCCGATTCCGCGCGGCAAGCTGCCTGCGGAGCTGCCCGACATGAAGCCGGCACCGGGAGCGATGGTCGAGGAAGTTTCAGATCGTGGCGGCGAGCGCGGCGGACGCCGTGAGCGCGGTGGCCGCGGAGATCGCGGCGCGACTCGCGATGGCGGACGACGACGAATTCGAGGCGAGAGCCGAGACGGCGGGGCGCGCGAAACTCATCCCAAGCGTGAACATCCACGGACCGAGCGCCCGAAGGTGGAGCATGTGCCCGAGGAGCCGGCGATTCGCGAGGATCTTCCGGAGGATGTATCGGTGCGCCGCGACTATCCGCGCACGCCGCGGACGGAGCACAAGCCGGCCGACAAGAAATCATTCGCCGAGCGGGCCTTCGAGAAGAAGACCTTTGAGAAGAAGCCATTCGAGAAGCGGCCCTTCGAGAAGAAGACCTTCGGCGAGAAGAAGGACTTCGGCAAGAAGATGTACTCCCCGCGCAAGCCCCATCCGCTCGAGACCCGAGTCGAGGTGGAGTCCGACCGCGGCGACGAAGGCGGCGGCCATGTTCACCAGGGCGACACCCGCGAGCGTCCGAATGGTTTTCAAGGTGGGTCCCAGACACGAACTCAGGGCGGATCCCACGGGGGATCACGCGAAGGCGGGCATGTGGGGTTCGGCAAACGCGGCGGATTCAAGCAAAGCAAGTCCCGTGGGTTCGGCGGCGCTTCGTCCGGAGGGGGATTCCGCAAGGGCGCTCCATCCGGCGGCGGCTTCCGCGGCAACTCAACCTCCGGTGGCGACTCTCGAGGAGGCGCTCCAACCGGCGGTGGATTCAAGAGCGGCGGATTTAAAAGCGGGGGCTTCAAGAGCGGCGGTTTCAAGAAATCCGGTTTCAAAAAATCGGGATTCAAAAAGAGCGGCAGCTTCAAGGGCAGCGGGCGCTAA
- a CDS encoding NAD(P)-dependent oxidoreductase, with protein MPLQPLLSAEKAAANMAEIHPPMRPQEALVEAERCLYCFDAPCIAACPTGIDVPAFIKKIASGNDAGAARTILTANILGASCARVCPTKVLCEGACVLHDRDEKPIEIGRLQRHATDFVRDHHLKVLQPPAKRNGTKVAVIGAGPAGLGCAAELAQLGYSVTILEKEKLPGGLNTYGIAYYKMTPAFSLEEIELVKSLGVEIRCGVAVGRDVSGADLQQEYKAIFVGIGLGEGHRLGVPGEDLPEVLDALAYIKRVHAEPLDRVPVGRRVVVIGCGNTAIDAVSQSLRLGAEHACIIYRRGASDMTAYDFEYELAKKEGAEFHFHAAPVEVLHREGHVSGLKLVRTRVTGAGTLEPIAGSEWIEPCDMILKAVGQEKQVPLLKKLFPSLKLNDRGAVAIDPLTGATNLAHVFAGGDCANGGREVVNAVGEGKKAAHGIHKFLSGKSQPYPEQPSRLGAQSGASGSGLLHPIRAHELEAELARKNHAPRKPGAPQ; from the coding sequence ATGCCGCTCCAGCCCCTGCTCTCAGCCGAAAAAGCCGCCGCCAACATGGCGGAGATTCATCCGCCCATGCGTCCGCAGGAGGCGCTGGTGGAGGCCGAGCGCTGCCTCTATTGCTTCGACGCGCCGTGCATCGCCGCCTGCCCGACCGGCATCGACGTGCCGGCCTTCATCAAGAAGATCGCCTCAGGCAACGATGCCGGCGCCGCCCGGACGATCCTGACCGCCAACATCCTCGGCGCCTCCTGCGCCCGCGTCTGTCCCACCAAGGTGCTCTGCGAAGGAGCGTGTGTGCTGCACGACCGCGACGAGAAGCCGATCGAGATCGGGCGACTGCAGCGCCACGCCACCGACTTCGTCCGCGATCACCATTTGAAGGTGCTCCAGCCCCCCGCCAAGCGCAACGGCACCAAGGTCGCAGTGATCGGCGCCGGTCCCGCGGGATTGGGGTGCGCCGCGGAGCTGGCACAGCTGGGGTACAGCGTGACCATCCTTGAAAAGGAAAAGCTTCCCGGCGGATTGAACACCTACGGCATCGCCTACTACAAGATGACTCCGGCTTTCAGCCTGGAGGAGATCGAGCTGGTCAAGAGTCTTGGCGTGGAGATCCGCTGCGGCGTCGCCGTCGGACGCGACGTGAGCGGTGCCGATCTGCAGCAGGAGTACAAGGCGATCTTCGTCGGCATCGGACTCGGTGAAGGCCATCGACTGGGCGTACCCGGCGAAGACCTGCCCGAGGTGCTCGACGCGCTCGCCTATATCAAGCGCGTCCACGCCGAGCCGCTCGACCGCGTGCCCGTTGGCCGCCGCGTGGTGGTCATCGGGTGCGGCAACACCGCCATCGACGCCGTCTCGCAATCTCTTCGGCTGGGAGCCGAACACGCCTGCATTATCTACCGCCGCGGTGCGAGCGACATGACCGCGTACGACTTCGAGTACGAGCTTGCCAAAAAGGAAGGAGCCGAGTTCCACTTTCACGCAGCGCCCGTCGAAGTGCTCCATCGCGAGGGCCATGTCAGCGGCCTCAAGCTGGTGCGCACCCGCGTGACGGGCGCTGGAACACTTGAGCCGATCGCCGGCTCCGAGTGGATCGAGCCCTGCGACATGATCCTGAAGGCCGTCGGCCAGGAGAAGCAGGTTCCGCTGCTGAAGAAGCTCTTCCCGTCGCTCAAGCTGAACGATCGCGGCGCTGTCGCGATCGATCCGCTGACCGGCGCCACCAACCTGGCCCATGTCTTCGCCGGCGGCGACTGCGCCAATGGCGGTCGCGAAGTGGTGAACGCCGTCGGCGAGGGGAAAAAAGCCGCCCATGGCATCCACAAGTTCCTGAGCGGCAAGTCACAGCCTTACCCGGAGCAACCCTCAAGACTGGGCGCCCAAAGCGGAGCTTCGGGCTCGGGTCTGCTGCATCCGATACGCGCCCACGAACTCGAAGCGGAGCTCGCCCGGAAGAATCACGCACCGCGCAAGCCGGGGGCGCCGCAATAA
- a CDS encoding RDD family protein encodes MKAPDKIRHWRKRIGLFNARAAAFLFEVLPIQLIGAVACGPVIAQAIRHYDPWTRERGELIGATTAIIVHAGVDLLWFLMRDAIPGLTWGKKLMGLRVVRQGTDAPAAVWSRIVRNSLLFIPFFVVVEGLCSLLDARDSRRIGDWIGGTRVRHSTDPSGDHGLHLWPLAVALILYACCIASEHTITEYVFHMAFD; translated from the coding sequence ATGAAGGCGCCCGACAAAATCCGCCATTGGAGAAAGCGCATCGGCCTGTTCAACGCACGCGCCGCGGCGTTTTTATTCGAGGTTCTGCCCATCCAACTCATCGGCGCCGTGGCCTGCGGTCCGGTGATCGCCCAGGCGATCCGCCATTACGACCCGTGGACGCGCGAGCGCGGCGAGTTGATCGGCGCCACCACCGCAATCATCGTGCACGCGGGTGTCGATCTGCTCTGGTTCCTTATGCGTGATGCGATCCCCGGGCTCACATGGGGCAAAAAGCTGATGGGACTGCGCGTGGTGCGCCAGGGAACGGATGCGCCCGCGGCCGTGTGGTCGCGCATCGTCCGCAACAGTCTGCTGTTCATTCCGTTCTTCGTGGTGGTCGAGGGTCTGTGCTCGCTCTTGGATGCGCGGGACTCCCGCCGCATCGGTGATTGGATCGGGGGCACCCGCGTAAGGCACAGCACGGATCCCTCGGGAGACCACGGCCTGCATCTCTGGCCGCTCGCCGTGGCCCTTATTCTCTACGCCTGCTGCATCGCCTCCGAACACACGATCACCGAATATGTGTTCCATATGGCGTTTGATTGA
- a CDS encoding CoA-acylating methylmalonate-semialdehyde dehydrogenase: protein MTATLTPCPMFLDGQWINPRIATTPVFNPSTGDVIAECPAGGAAEVNAAVESAAAAFPAWRDTPPIERARVFFKYRQLVEQNFDRLCKCVSREHGKTLAEARGSIYRGIENIEYACGIPSLLMGDTLEIARGVDCETMNQPLGVCVGITPFNFPAMVPLWMYPLALACGNTFVLKPSEKVPLSAVMLVELLHEAGLPKGVLNLVHGGRESVDALLRHPKVRAISFVGSTPIAKYIYETGTQHGKRVQANGGAKNYIVIMPDADMPKTVEALSTAAFGCAGERCMAGSTALTVGAAADKLLPSLVEAAKKIKVGPTDRAAQPDMGPVITAQHRDKVLSLVSGGEKQGAKVICDGRGVKIADAPKGFYVGATIVDHVAAGMTIAEEEVFGPVLNVMRMQDLDKAIELANRSSYGNGAAIFTQSGAAAREFKQRVKAGMIGINVGVPATMAMFPFTGWDESFYGDLHIQGKEGVQFFTQQKVVSTRWFGGDVGDVWRK, encoded by the coding sequence ATGACCGCGACGCTCACCCCCTGCCCGATGTTCCTGGACGGCCAGTGGATCAATCCGCGCATCGCCACCACGCCGGTCTTCAATCCCTCCACGGGAGACGTGATCGCCGAGTGCCCCGCGGGTGGAGCGGCCGAGGTGAATGCCGCCGTCGAATCCGCTGCGGCGGCGTTCCCCGCCTGGCGCGACACGCCCCCGATCGAGCGTGCCCGGGTCTTCTTCAAGTACCGCCAGTTGGTCGAGCAGAACTTCGACCGCCTCTGCAAGTGCGTCTCGCGCGAGCATGGCAAGACCTTGGCCGAGGCCCGCGGCAGCATCTACCGCGGCATCGAGAACATCGAGTACGCCTGCGGCATCCCCTCGCTGCTGATGGGCGACACCTTGGAGATCGCCCGCGGCGTCGACTGCGAAACCATGAACCAGCCGCTTGGAGTGTGCGTCGGGATCACCCCCTTCAACTTCCCCGCCATGGTCCCGCTGTGGATGTATCCGCTGGCCCTGGCCTGCGGCAACACCTTCGTCCTGAAGCCCAGCGAGAAGGTGCCGTTGAGCGCGGTGATGCTGGTGGAACTCCTTCACGAAGCCGGGCTGCCCAAGGGCGTGCTGAATCTGGTGCACGGCGGACGCGAGAGCGTCGACGCGCTGCTGCGACATCCCAAGGTGCGGGCGATCTCCTTCGTGGGATCGACCCCGATCGCCAAGTACATCTACGAAACCGGCACGCAGCACGGCAAGCGCGTGCAGGCCAACGGCGGCGCCAAGAACTACATCGTGATCATGCCCGACGCGGACATGCCCAAGACCGTCGAGGCGCTCTCGACCGCGGCCTTCGGCTGCGCCGGCGAGCGCTGCATGGCGGGCTCGACCGCGCTGACCGTCGGCGCGGCGGCGGACAAGCTCCTGCCCTCGCTGGTCGAGGCGGCAAAGAAGATCAAGGTCGGCCCCACGGACCGCGCGGCCCAGCCCGACATGGGTCCCGTGATCACGGCGCAACACCGGGACAAAGTCCTGAGCCTGGTTTCGGGGGGCGAAAAGCAGGGCGCCAAGGTGATCTGCGATGGCCGCGGCGTGAAGATCGCCGACGCCCCCAAGGGGTTCTACGTGGGCGCCACCATCGTCGACCATGTGGCCGCCGGCATGACCATCGCCGAGGAGGAGGTCTTCGGACCGGTGCTCAACGTGATGCGGATGCAGGATCTGGACAAGGCGATCGAGCTGGCCAATCGCTCGAGCTACGGCAACGGCGCCGCCATCTTCACCCAGTCCGGCGCCGCCGCCCGCGAGTTCAAGCAGCGCGTGAAGGCCGGCATGATCGGCATCAACGTGGGCGTGCCCGCCACCATGGCCATGTTCCCCTTCACCGGCTGGGACGAATCCTTCTACGGCGACCTGCACATCCAGGGCAAGGAGGGCGTGCAGTTCTTCACCCAGCAGAAGGTGGTCTCGACGCGATGGTTCGGCGGCGATGTGGGCGACGTGTGGCGCAAGTGA